A stretch of DNA from Saccharomycodes ludwigii strain NBRC 1722 chromosome I, whole genome shotgun sequence:
ctatttttataaatattcctgaataaaattaacaagAGAGATTGAAACAAAATGGtaaattgaattaaaataatcacCAAAGCATAGTTCttatatactttttctttttttcaaagctttgagaaataaaaagaaataaacaaaaaaaaaaaaaaaaaaaaaaaaaaaggttataCATTTAGGCTTGtgcacaattttttttttatgatattgttttatttgttgCTTACATAAAACTATAAGGGGGTATTGAATTAAAAGggtacaaaaataaaaaaaagttgatgttgattttaattattgacattaaatatattagtaGTAACTTTTTAAGTGATGATGGTTTCTCGAAGGTCAATTGGTTATATGGTTTAGCCATAAATATTTTCCCAATCTGAGCAATCGCTATAAAAAGGCATCAATTAATAGTAATGAAACTTCAAAGCtcttcaataaaaatgaattttttttttttagtattggTTTAACTCCCTTTCCCccctttaaaaaaaaaaaagttgatatAGATTGTGACGTAATTATATTTGTGGGGAGGGGTattattgaagaaaaatcaTCACAACTaaaagaaagggaaaaagaaaaaggaaaaacgGAATCAGttgaaataaattataatataaagatGTGGGCTGTGTGTTTTATTACTGACTTGTCCGATTGCATCCGATAACGCATTTGTAATCCGAGTGTTCAAATAATGTTTATTGTTTGTTAtgtagaaataataatttgataCCTTAAActattatttctaattttGTATTCTTGATAacttaaaagttttatacGAGATGAGTTTTAATCGTTTTTTCGAATTAAAGAAgatcaaagaaaaaagaaaaaagaaaaaaaaaaaaaaacttcttTACAAACTGAGCGTAAAGAACAAAATAGAAAGAAGAACTTTCcagaaaaaatttcattGTAAATCTcctattaattttttttttttttttttttttattttatattttatactTTATACTTTATACTTTatactttatattttatattttatatttaaaagtaaaaaaaaaaaaggaacaaaaaagaacaaaaaaaaaatatagcaTCGACAGATCTTTAAAGAGGTTTAGGATATAAAAACAAGCTATATAGAAAGAATAGACAGAAtctcaatatatatatattcatcatatcaaaaaagaaaagtaaataaaactgATATACactcttttattattacacaTATATCCCAAGATGTACTCCCGCACAATTTTTAGATTAAAATCaacttcaatttttttccctaaaacttttaaacaaataaaagccagtaacaaaagaaaaataccaTCTACTCTCTCGCAATGTTCAACTACCACTAATCTTAACCAAAAACGCGGATTCCATTCAACAAAGCTATGCAAACTAGAGGGTGATCCATATAAGATATTAGGAGTTCCCAGAGATGCATCAGCTtctgatattaaaaaaagctaTTATAAATTGGCTAAAAAGCATCATCCAGATGTtaacaaagaaaaggaTGCTGATAAAACATTCAATGAAATTTCAGAAGCCTATGATATTCTAAGTGACGAGAAAAAACGTCAACAGTATGACCAATTTGGATCTGCTGCTTTCAACGGCGGGGCTACTGGAGCAGAAAACCCGTTTGGGGGTCATCCATTCGGTGGTCAGGGGAATCCATTCGGCGGCATCAATTTTGACGATTTATTTGGTGGTGCATTTCACGATGCATTTTCTGGTGCTGGAGGAACGCGTGGAGCTGGAAATGGTCCAAGATATTACAAAGAATTTAAGGGCAGTACTGTTGAGATTTCACATACCATATCATTTAAGGATGCAGTTTTTGGGATAAAGGGATTGGATTTGAAGTTTAGCGCGTATGACCAGTGTCATACTTGTTCTGGTTCAGGCCTAAAAGAAGGTAGCCATAAATCCACATGTACTGCATGTCATGGTACAGGTACACGTGTCTTTATTAGAGGCGGTTTCCAAATGTCATCAACCTGTAACGTCTGTGATGGATCTGGTTCTACCATTAACCCTTCTGATTATTGTGGGTCATGTCACGGCGAAGGTGTAGTTTTAAACAAGGAAAGACATATCAAGGTGGATTTGCCAAGTGGTGTCCATGACGGAGATTCTTTGAAAGTTGCAGGTGTCGGTTCTTATCCACATATACCAAATGATCCAGAAACTGTTAAATTGTATAAAGGTGATATATTATTGCATGTCCATGTGGAAAGAGATGCTCGTTTTAAGGTCAAGGGTAAGGATATTTGGGTTAAACAGGACATACCAATTACCACAGCTGCATTGGGTGGGGTTGTCGTTGTCCCCACTGTTGATGGTACTCAAATTAGAATTAGAGTTCCACAAGGAACTCAACCATCCGAAGTAATTTCCATTCCAAACATGGGAGTTCCATATACTGTAGGGAGTACCACCAGAGGTAATTTGAAAGTTGAATTGAATGTCGTCGTTAAAAAACCTAGAAGTAAAGCTGAAACTTGTTTATTAGAGGCACTAGCTGACGTTACTAACGATACAACTGCTAAAAGAATAATGACTAAGAACGATTTTGATAATGTAACTGAGAAGACTTTACATGAAACCGGACAAGAACATCTAGACAGTCCGTCGGCTTTATCGAAGATcgaaaaatttatttctaatGCATTTAAGAAGATCACAGGTGAAAAGAAGGAGTaattatgtatatatattgatattttgaaaCTATTGCGTTAAttgattgatttttttttcttttttcttttttcttttcttttttttaagtgtATTTATTTCGAGTAATGCATTTAGAATTAGAAccttgtatatatattgtttattgtttttattattatgatttctttttatttttatagtaatgaataaatattaatattaatttgttCTTGGATTTAACGTCcgtatataatatatatatatatatatatatatatataactaggtatttaaacaaaaaaaaaaaaaaaaaaaaaaattaaacggCGCTGTTCTCTCGCTTAACTATGCCactttatctttttataattGAGATGAAAAaccttaattttttttttttttttctttttttctctctttttccCTGTTTCTTTATCCGTgtgataaaataataaaagcttttgcaagttttgaaaatattgtatccttttttttttttcctaaataaaggaaaaatacaatgttaaaactttttaaataaaatatttttgctCTTTTGTCTATTGTAAATCTGACCTCCCACCTAGGAATAAcatcaacaaaaacaaagcaCAACACAGAATTTTAAGTTCAGATTCCAAAAACATTATGACTATCGCCACTAAGAACTCTATTATATCTCCATTTTGGGATAACTTCtattatgtttattttatattacaTTTTTTCACTACTGTTTTAGCTGATAGTTCAGCTGTATTGCCAAAAAActtggtttatttttctagTTTTTTAGATAAATATAGTTACGAGGTagatgattttttaatgatcGAAAGGCCACAATGGTTTAGAGTACTTGTTTGGATTGAATTGTGCTTTCAAGCcccattatttttatggttTTTCAATATGATTAACCGTTATTATGACgaatggaaaaaatttgCAAGCAGTGAGGAAGCCAAATTGAACATTAAGAAAAATGCCTTCCAATTAGCTTCATTGATTAAATTTATGATGAGAATTTATGGTGTTCTAGCTACTACAACCACTTTATATTGTATTTATGTGATTTATACCACTGGTCATTACCCAAACACTGATATACCACTACCAATGAGCAATAAGTTGAAGTTAATTTGCATTTATTCTCCATTTGCTTTAATTCCCTCCAAATTGTTACTTGTTTGATTAAGTAATTTTAATACACTTTGCTGTGTCTAGTTTTCtttgccatttttttttttttttaaacagaTATATTCAATGTTCTATATGGATTCTTtcataaaatttttgtagtactgacttttttttttttctttttttttaaatctgtAATTCTCTATTttcttctaataattttgcATTTGATCTTTGTTCTGTTTGGCTTATTTATATACGGGTAATGCTTTGTTTACTTTATGTCCCAATGTATATAATTAGAGTAAAACAGGTTGCACAGAAAATAATGTATCAACGCCCTCAAATgctcattaaaaaaaaaaaaaaaaaaaaaaaaaaaaaggttcgCCACAAAAATCATATTAAAGATCTTTTACCAAATATATTGTACCTATTAATCTAATGAAAGTGAAACTCCGACACAAATACCATCATTTAACCAACAAGTAGAATAACTCTTTTCACCCttcctctttcttttccttttaattataagccaaacaaaaatagaCATCTCCCATTTCctcttgaaaaaaaaaaaaaaaaaaaaaaaaaggtcaAACAAACTATAAAATTCAATACATCCTGAAAAATGACGACCACCAGTGAAACTAAGAAATTAAACACTGATATATACGAAATTAGAAGAATTAAAGCTAGTGATTATGAGGATGTAACTAAGACTTTAACAGTGTTGACAACAGTAGGAGTAGTCACTAAGGAAAAGTTCCACAAATTGCTTAATTATTGGGACTCTGTTAAATTACCA
This window harbors:
- the MDJ1 gene encoding Mdj1p (similar to Saccharomyces cerevisiae YFL016C | MDJ1 | Mitochondrial DnaJ) — protein: MYSRTIFRLKSTSIFFPKTFKQIKASNKRKIPSTLSQCSTTTNLNQKRGFHSTKLCKLEGDPYKILGVPRDASASDIKKSYYKLAKKHHPDVNKEKDADKTFNEISEAYDILSDEKKRQQYDQFGSAAFNGGATGAENPFGGHPFGGQGNPFGGINFDDLFGGAFHDAFSGAGGTRGAGNGPRYYKEFKGSTVEISHTISFKDAVFGIKGLDLKFSAYDQCHTCSGSGLKEGSHKSTCTACHGTGTRVFIRGGFQMSSTCNVCDGSGSTINPSDYCGSCHGEGVVLNKERHIKVDLPSGVHDGDSLKVAGVGSYPHIPNDPETVKLYKGDILLHVHVERDARFKVKGKDIWVKQDIPITTAALGGVVVVPTVDGTQIRIRVPQGTQPSEVISIPNMGVPYTVGSTTRGNLKVELNVVVKKPRSKAETCLLEALADVTNDTTAKRIMTKNDFDNVTEKTLHETGQEHLDSPSALSKIEKFISNAFKKITGEKKE
- the EMA19 gene encoding Ema19p (similar to Saccharomyces cerevisiae YLR050C | putative protein of unknown function), with product MTIATKNSIISPFWDNFYYVYFILHFFTTVLADSSAVLPKNLVYFSSFLDKYSYEVDDFLMIERPQWFRVLVWIELCFQAPLFLWFFNMINRYYDEWKKFASSEEAKLNIKKNAFQLASLIKFMMRIYGVLATTTTLYCIYVIYTTGHYPNTDIPLPMSNKLKLICIYSPFALIPSKLLLV